The [Actinobacillus] rossii genome contains a region encoding:
- the mdh gene encoding malate dehydrogenase has protein sequence MKVTVLGAAGGIGQPLSLLLKLNLPAGSELSLYDVAPFTPGVAKDVSHIPTDIKVEGFSGDDLGKALEGADVVLIPAGVARKPGMTRADLFNINAGIVRDLVAKAAEVCPEARIGIITNPVNATVPIAAEVLKKADVYDKRKLFGVTTLDVIRSETFIAELKNTELRSGSISVIGGHSGTTILPLLSQVQHVEFSDEEIKSLTHRIQNAGTEVVEAKVGAGSATLSMAYAAMRFAVALVRAAQGENVTICSYVEGDGKYAPFFAQPVRLGKEGVEELLPLGTLSAFEQAALDEMLPTLRAEIENGVKFVTEA, from the coding sequence ATGAAAGTAACTGTACTAGGTGCCGCTGGTGGTATCGGTCAACCATTATCTTTATTATTAAAACTCAATCTTCCAGCTGGCAGCGAATTAAGCTTATACGATGTTGCACCCTTTACACCTGGTGTAGCAAAAGATGTTAGCCACATTCCAACAGATATCAAAGTTGAAGGCTTTTCAGGTGATGATTTAGGTAAAGCATTAGAAGGCGCGGATGTTGTATTAATTCCTGCAGGTGTAGCACGTAAACCAGGTATGACTCGTGCAGATTTATTTAATATTAATGCAGGTATTGTACGTGATTTAGTGGCAAAAGCGGCAGAAGTTTGCCCGGAAGCGCGTATTGGTATTATTACTAACCCGGTAAATGCCACTGTGCCAATTGCGGCAGAAGTGTTGAAAAAAGCAGATGTATACGATAAACGTAAATTGTTTGGCGTGACAACGTTAGACGTGATTCGCTCTGAAACCTTTATCGCTGAATTAAAAAATACTGAATTACGTTCTGGCTCTATCAGTGTTATTGGTGGCCACTCTGGTACGACCATTCTTCCATTATTATCACAAGTTCAACACGTTGAATTTAGTGATGAAGAAATTAAATCATTAACACATCGTATCCAAAATGCGGGTACAGAAGTCGTTGAAGCAAAAGTAGGGGCGGGTTCTGCAACCTTATCTATGGCTTATGCGGCAATGCGTTTTGCTGTGGCGCTTGTTCGTGCAGCGCAAGGTGAAAATGTGACAATTTGTTCTTATGTAGAAGGTGATGGTAAATATGCGCCGTTCTTTGCACAACCGGTGCGTTTAGGCAAAGAAGGCGTGGAAGAATTACTTCCACTTGGTACGTTGAGTGCATTTGAACAAGCTGCGTTGGACGAAATGTTACCAACATTACGCGCTGAAATTGAAAACGGCGTGAAATTTGTGACAGAAGCGTAA
- the prmB gene encoding N5-glutamine S-adenosyl-L-methionine-dependent methyltransferase: MTTYNQELVELIASDDVPNNLQTIKDFLRWTYSNFNRSDIYYGHGQNNAWDESLHLVLTGLELPMDLPNDLFDTRLTLSEKQLLVGLVTERLAKRVPVAYLVNSAWFCGLEFYVDERVIVPRSPISALIEERFQGLLHSNPKRILDLCTGSGCIAIACANVFPDAEVDAVDLSFDALNVAEMNIERHAMQDRVFPLQSDLFNNLIGDKYDLIVTNPPYVDLEDLSDMPEEFHFEPEIALGSGYDGLDITKQILTHAADYLNDNGVLVCEVGNSMVHLIEQYPEVPFNWVELKNGGLGVFALTKAQLEEYRELFN, encoded by the coding sequence ATGACAACATATAACCAAGAACTCGTTGAACTTATTGCGTCAGATGATGTTCCAAATAATTTACAAACCATTAAAGATTTCCTGCGTTGGACTTATAGTAATTTTAATCGTTCCGATATCTATTATGGACACGGACAAAATAACGCATGGGATGAAAGCCTACATTTAGTGCTAACGGGTTTAGAATTGCCGATGGATTTACCCAATGATTTATTCGACACTCGTTTAACTTTATCTGAAAAACAACTACTTGTTGGTTTAGTCACTGAACGTTTGGCAAAACGTGTTCCTGTCGCCTATTTAGTTAATAGCGCTTGGTTTTGTGGCTTAGAATTTTATGTGGATGAACGCGTCATTGTACCACGTTCTCCTATCAGTGCCTTAATTGAAGAACGTTTCCAAGGCTTGTTGCATTCTAATCCAAAACGAATTTTAGATCTCTGCACGGGTAGTGGTTGCATTGCAATTGCTTGTGCCAATGTATTCCCTGACGCCGAAGTGGATGCTGTAGACTTATCATTTGATGCCTTAAACGTTGCCGAAATGAATATTGAACGCCACGCAATGCAGGATCGTGTTTTTCCATTACAATCAGATCTATTCAATAATCTGATTGGCGACAAATATGATCTTATCGTTACTAATCCCCCTTATGTTGATTTAGAAGATTTGAGTGACATGCCTGAAGAATTCCATTTCGAGCCAGAAATTGCGCTAGGTTCAGGTTATGATGGTTTAGACATCACGAAACAAATTCTTACGCACGCTGCCGATTACTTAAATGATAACGGCGTACTCGTTTGTGAAGTTGGTAATAGTATGGTCCATTTAATTGAACAATATCCTGAGGTGCCTTTTAATTGGGTAGAACTGAAAAACGGTGGACTTGGTGTTTTTGCCTTAACCAAGGCACAATTAGAAGAATATCGAGAGTTGTTTAATTAA
- the argR gene encoding arginine repressor, with protein MAEKTDNLLNAFKELLSQERFGSQSEIVTALHELGFNNINQSKVSRMLTKFGAIRTRNTRMEMVYCLPNELSVPNTSSPLKNLVLDIDHNDLLIVVKTSPGAAQLIARLLDSVGKADGILGTIAGDDTIFITPTKGMSIDLLMINVQRLFENTFK; from the coding sequence ATGGCTGAAAAAACAGATAACTTATTAAACGCTTTCAAAGAATTACTATCACAAGAACGTTTTGGCTCGCAAAGTGAAATTGTAACCGCATTGCACGAGCTAGGTTTTAATAATATAAATCAATCCAAAGTATCACGTATGCTCACCAAATTTGGTGCAATTCGCACGCGTAATACACGTATGGAAATGGTCTATTGCTTGCCTAATGAGCTCAGTGTACCGAATACAAGTAGCCCGTTAAAAAATTTAGTACTAGATATTGATCACAACGATTTGCTTATTGTTGTCAAAACAAGTCCAGGCGCCGCACAGCTGATTGCGCGTTTACTTGATTCTGTCGGCAAAGCCGACGGCATTCTGGGTACTATTGCGGGTGATGACACTATTTTCATTACCCCAACCAAAGGAATGTCTATTGACCTGCTTATGATCAACGTGCAACGACTTTTTGAAAACACCTTTAAATGA
- a CDS encoding Smr domain, which yields MLNEEDIALFRENIQGAKRIQQNTFVAPRSVNTKKKSEKREIREKQDTLFYFSDEYEPLLDEESAVKYLRENEDSYLLKQLRRGDYSPELFLDLHGLTREQAKQELASLLQACIDEHIYCASIMTGYGTFTLKKQIPRWLVQHPRVRALHQAPKEWGGDAAILILVDV from the coding sequence ATGTTAAACGAAGAAGATATTGCCTTATTTCGCGAAAATATCCAAGGGGCGAAAAGAATTCAACAAAATACTTTTGTAGCACCGCGTTCAGTGAATACCAAGAAAAAATCAGAAAAGCGTGAAATTCGCGAAAAACAGGATACGCTGTTTTATTTTTCTGACGAGTATGAACCTTTGCTTGATGAAGAAAGTGCGGTCAAATATTTGCGAGAAAATGAAGATAGCTATTTGTTGAAACAACTCCGCCGTGGTGATTACTCGCCGGAACTCTTTTTAGACTTGCATGGTTTAACCCGCGAACAAGCCAAACAAGAACTTGCGAGTTTGTTACAAGCTTGTATCGATGAGCACATTTATTGCGCGAGTATTATGACAGGATATGGCACTTTCACATTGAAAAAACAGATTCCGCGTTGGCTAGTTCAACACCCACGGGTTCGCGCGCTTCATCAGGCCCCAAAAGAATGGGGCGGTGATGCAGCAATTTTGATTTTAGTGGATGTTTAG